AGATAAATACGTCAATTTGGGCGTCTTGATCATGCCGTTTTGGTGCGATCCGAAGACGATCCTGAACGAGCCGCGCGAGCGCGTAGAAGACGGATTGCTCCTGAAAATCGATCTCGAAAGGGCTTCCTACCTGCCCTTGATGCTCTACACGAAGAACTTCGGAGATCTATTGAAGCGGACGCTGAAAAATATGCTCGATCTCGACGCGTCCTGCTATATGATAACGAATAAAAGCGCGGACGGCGTTTTCAACACGCAGCCCGGCGAGAAATATAACTTAAACGAGGAGATGTACGCCAAACTCAGAGGCTGAACTACCTATGAAAAAAATCATTATCGCTATTCTTTTATTGATCCCGATCCTCGTCATACTGACGATCGACGCGAGCGGAAAACTCATCGCTTCCGCTCTCGTGGATATTCCCGCGGAATCCGTCGTCATCAAGCGCGGCGGAAAAGCGCTTGCGAGCGACGAGATCGATCTCGAAGATTACTTGGGGACGGGGAAAATCTATTCTTTGTTTTCCGAAGTGTTCCCGGGAATCGCCACGGACGAAATGAAATGGGTCTCGTCCGACCCTTCGGTCGCGGAGGTCAAGACGTCCGAGACCCGTAAAAACGCCGCCGATATTCTCTTTAAGGATTACGGCAGCGTCGATATCACCTGCACGTCCGAAAAGAACGAGTCCATTTCCGCGCGTATGACCCTGTACGTCGGCGGAAAGATCCCCGGTCGGATCTCCGTCCGCGATTATCAAGGCGCGGAGTACGAGGAAATCTCGCTTCCGAAGTTCGGCGTTATGCCTCTTTTCGCGGAAGTGAAACCCTCTTCGAGCGTTCGCTCGGAAAAGATCGTTTGGACTTCTTCCGACGAGAGCGTCGCGAAGGTGGACGATAACGGCGTCTTAAAGGGCGTCGCGGCGGGGAATTGCGTCCTGACGGCGAGCGTTACCGCAAATAAAACGACCGTTCGAAAAGAGGTCGCGGTCTCCGTCTCCGGATCCGCGCTTTTGAAGGAAAGCGTGGTCTACGCCGCGTCGGATTCTTTCGACGTCTCTCCCTATCTCGCTTATTCGGGGAGCGAAGTCGAGGGCGGTTCGGTCGTCGGTCTCTCGGGCGTCGCTTCCTTCGGAGAAAAGAAAGTGAAGGTCTCGTATCAGGGAAGGGAAGAGATCCTTACCGTCGTTAAAGTCGATTCCGCGAAGACGCTTCTCATCGAAAATCTCGCGTTTTTGAAAGCGGGCGCGCTTTCTTCTTTCCTTGCGCTCGGGACGTCGAACGTCCGTTTGAAGGCGTTTGCTTTGGACGGATCGAGCCCCGAAATCTCTTTCGTCAGTTCCGACGAGAGCGTCGTTCGTTTCGATCAAACGGGAAGAATGTTCGCAGTCGGAAGCGGCGAAGCGGAGATCGGAGCCGCGGCGGAGGGATACGCGGCGGAAAAGATCGTCATTCGCGTAACGAGTCCCGTCGAGGATTTCCGCCTTTCGGAGACCGTTTTTGCCGACAGCGTCGGTTTGATGCAGGAGCGCGTTTTCGGAAACACGACGTATTCGAACGGCGTTTACTCGAAGACTTTCCCGCTCTCCGTCGTCTCCACGTTCCCCGCGGGGGTCGGGATCGAAGCCTTTTCTTTTGAAAGCACGAATCCCGAGATCGCGAGAGTGGACGAGCGGGGCGTCATCACCTTTGCGGACGACGTCGAAGGAAAGGAAGTAACGATCACCGCGACCGCGTATAATCAAGAAGGCAGGGCGGTGAGAAACAGCTATACGTTCAGACTCGTA
The DNA window shown above is from Clostridia bacterium and carries:
- a CDS encoding Ig-like domain-containing protein; translation: MKKIIIAILLLIPILVILTIDASGKLIASALVDIPAESVVIKRGGKALASDEIDLEDYLGTGKIYSLFSEVFPGIATDEMKWVSSDPSVAEVKTSETRKNAADILFKDYGSVDITCTSEKNESISARMTLYVGGKIPGRISVRDYQGAEYEEISLPKFGVMPLFAEVKPSSSVRSEKIVWTSSDESVAKVDDNGVLKGVAAGNCVLTASVTANKTTVRKEVAVSVSGSALLKESVVYAASDSFDVSPYLAYSGSEVEGGSVVGLSGVASFGEKKVKVSYQGREEILTVVKVDSAKTLLIENLAFLKAGALSSFLALGTSNVRLKAFALDGSSPEISFVSSDESVVRFDQTGRMFAVGSGEAEIGAAAEGYAAEKIVIRVTSPVEDFRLSETVFADSVGLMQERVFGNTTYSNGVYSKTFPLSVVSTFPAGVGIEAFSFESTNPEIARVDERGVITFADDVEGKEVTITATAYNQEGRAVRNSYTFRLVNGVNVGVGYERAHFDREANETPDFAPYFDFKTVCYGGRAKAVVLHTDIYYPSKEAGGETILNANLSFYGNGKKLDGQYLVNSVEDEDVLLLWDFSKISNMPEKLSVSIFNLNFQATQPTTDDSQSAFEELSKKGGGAFTVKGAYPEGDHDATFIIKGCLFQYAYSHVNLANGSVTIDGCIFRNNPACGVVLQQSTNAVANLKLKNCIFSNTIAPVGIACGNFDDILDRFSGKEGSDAPIRFGKLEIEGQLYIYNWKKLEEVQMNLLPQNLDDPRANSLVKSFNGVLAKVIQQSFMKSSQENLYEDKDGEKWLNFSFLVIGIWADMMPSFNGAPETEGLQISFDPKKYLALEVMAYKAPAISSGLMTIAKSIGVDLERNKTYHINCKDEAGKWNTVPGETYTIGKSTYDRLNGRS